CCGTGATTTCCGGCGTCTTGCTGCGGACGGACCGCTTCAGTTCCATCAAGTACCGCGCGTTCTCCACCACCTGTTCGTAGTCGAGCCCGACGCGCACCGCCTCGAAGGTCTCCGCCGTCGCCCCGTCGATGTCGATGTTGATCTTGTCCAGCCCACAATCGATGAGCTCCTGCGCCTTCTGCGGTGTGATGAGGGAACCGTTGGTGCTCACGCTGACCGGCACGCGGGGCAGCTTTTGCTTCGTATACGCGATCATGTCGACGAGTTTCTTGTTGATGAAGGACTCTCCGAACATGAAGGGTTGTATGAGCCGGATGTACCGGGCGTTTTCGGCACATTCGTCGATGATCTTGCGGTACAGGTCCATGGGCATGTTGCCCTTCTTGCGGCTCAACAGTTCACGCGGGCACATGATGCAGTCGGCGTTGCAGTAACTCGACCCCTCGATACTGATCACTTCCGGAAACCGCAGTTTCCGCGCAACGATGGCATTGCGCAGAACCCGCTGAACCGGCTCGTACCGGGACGCCGTCTTGTAAAGGGAGTCTTTAAAGCCCATCGGTTGTCAGTCGTCCTTCCAGTTGAATTCGTCGTCGCCACCCCGGATCAGCCGGTTGTAGCCCGGCTGGCGGGTCCGTACCTCTTCGGTTCGTATGGGCGGGAACATCCGGCCGCCCCGCTTCCTGTACATCCTGTATTCCCAGGTCTTCGCGTACCCGGACATGACCGAAACCGATGAGAGAAGGCATAGCAGAAGTCCTTGCATCCCATCCAGATACCCTCTTTTCATCACGTACAACTTCCAGAACGCGCCCAGGGGAGCGAGGGCGATGTGCACCCAGGTTATCTTACGGTCCGGCCGCGCTTTCAGCCGGTTCCTCACCTCGATCGACGTGTACTCGTTCAACTTCTCGATATACTGGTACAGGCTGGTATAGGCATCGTGTACAAGCGGTGCATCGAGGCAGCCGGTAGACCCGTCGACGACGAAGGTCTCATGGACCTGGGTCCGTGTGACCTTCGTCTTGCACCGGCGGAACAGCCGGAGCGGCCGGTCGTCTCCCCAGCCGGCCGCATGGCGGATGTGCCGGGAGAGGAAGTAATTCTCCCTGGGCATATGATAACCGTCGCAGGATGCGGGTGACGCGAGAAGGCTTCGGATCTCCGACTCAAGCGGCTCGCTGAGCCGCTCGTCCGCGTCCAGGTTCAACACCCATTCGGAAACCGCCCGGTCCAGCGCCTGCTGCTTCTGCTGTCCGCTGCCGTGCCGGTCTTCCTGATACAACCGGACCTTGTCGTGGCCGTTGCAGATCTCGACCGTCCGATCGGTGCTTCCGCAGTCCACCACCACGATTTCGTCCACCCAGTACACGCTTCGCAGACAGGTATCGATATGCGGTTCTTCGTTATAGGTAATGACGATTACGGATATCGTATCCATACCTGCGTCATCGATCCCGTTCTATAGCGTAGTCGACCATGTTCAGAAGCGCGTCCTTCGCCCGGTTCTCCGGCTCGTCGCCGAGGATCCGCTTGGCCTCCTCCGCGTAGGCCAGCGCTTTGCCTTTCGCGTAGCGGATGCCGTCGTGGACGTGGACGAACTCGACGATCTCGTCGCAGACCCGGTCGCTCCATTCCTCCTTCATTAACTGCTCCACGCGCCGGTTACCGTCGGTGGTAGCGTTCCGGAGGGCGTGGATCAGCGGCAGGGTGACCGTCCCTTCCCGGAAGTCGTTTCCCCTCGGTTTTCCGATGATGTCTTCGTCTCCCGTGTAATTGAGGATGTCATCCGTGATCTGGAAAGCCATGCCGAGCTTCTCGCCGAAATCGCCGAACCGGCAGGCCGTCTCGGCCGAACGGCTTGAGAGATATGCGCCGGAATCGCACCCGCACGCGATGAGCGAGGACGTCTTGTTGCTGATGATGCGATAGTACTCCGCCTCGGTCGTCCGGATGTTGAACCGGCGGATGGCCTGGTGCAACTCGCCCTCGGTCAGCCGTTCCACGCATGCCGCGATCTTCGCCGTGATCCGCGAACAGTCGAGTTTCGCGATCAGCGTCAACACCCTGGCGATCACGTTGTCGCCCATCAGCACCGAGACGTGGTTGTCCCATTTGGAATTCAGTGTGGGCAGACCGCGGCGCGTGGTCGCACGGTCCACCACGTCGTCGTGAATCAGCGTCGCGGTGTGGCAGAGCTCGATGATGAACGCCGCCAGCATGGTCTCCCGGCACGGCGTACCGTATGCCGAGGCCGAAAGGAATACCAGCGCGGGTCTCAGCCGTTTGCCCTTGGTGCGAACCAGGTGGGCCCAGATCTGATTGATGACCTCCACGTCGGACTGGGAGATCTCGCTGATCTTCTGCTCAAACTGGTCGAGATGGACCTGGACCGGCGCGCTGATGGTTCGGAAGTCTATGAATGCCCTCCGGTTGGCTGGCGTTGGCGCCCGCTGAAATACCTGAATATATGGCGTGAAACCGTCCGGAAGTCAACCCAATTCGCCGATGCCGGCCCATGGGCGGAAACGGCGGAACGGCCAGGCTTACGGCAGCGTCATGACCGCCCGCTCGGCCAGTTGAAGCAATTCGGAGGGGAAAACGCCCACGGCCAGGATGGCCAGGGCGGAGAGGCAAAGCGCGGTCATGCCGCTGTAGGACAGGCGGCCGGCGGCTTCGGCCGGCGCTTCGGCCGCGGGCCGCATGTACATCCAAACCACGACGCGGAGGTAGTAGTACAACGACACGCCGCTGAAAAGCAGGCCGATCACGGCCAATTCCACGTATCCTCCGTACACCAGCGCACTGAAGAGATAGAACTTGGCCATGAACCCGGCCGTGGGCGGAATGCCGGCCAGGGAAAACATGACCACGGCCATGACCGCGGCGACGAGCGGACGGCGGCTTCCAAGGCCGGCCAGGTCGTCCATGGTCGCGCAGGGAATCCCGCGGGCGGAAAGCACGGCCAGTACCCCGAAGGCCCCCAGGTTCATCGCCGTGTACACGATCAGGTAGAAGACGATGCTCGCGCTGCCGTCCTGGCTGTCGGCCATGAGCGGCAGCAGCATGTAGCCGGCATGGGCGATGCTCGAGTAGGCCAGTAGTCTCTTCAGGTTCGTCTGAACCAGCGCCACGACGTTGCCAACGCCGATCGTGAGGACCGCCAGCACCGAGATCAGCGGGATCCATTCCATCTGAAGGCCGGGAAAAACCGAACCGAGCAGCCGGATCAACACCACGAAGGCGGCCGCCTTGGAACCGGTGGACAGGAAGGCCGCGACGGGCGTCGGCGCGCCCTGGTATACGTCCGGCGTCCAGGCGTGGAACGGGACCATGGAGATCTTGAAACCGATCCCGACCAGGAGCAGGCCCAATCCGCCGAGCAGCAGGAGATTCACGGCGTCGCTGCGCTCCTCGCCCAGCGTGCGCGCGATGGCTTCGTACTCCGTGCTGCCGCTCGCGCCATAAAGCAGGGCCATGCCGTAAAGAATGAAACCGCTGGCGAAGGCACCCAGCAGGAAGTACTTGAGCGCACCCTCGTTCGAGCCGGCGTCCCGCTGTTCGAAGCCGATCAGCACGTAAAGCGAAATGGAGAGTACTTCCAGGCCCAGGAAAAAGGTGAAAAGGTCGGTGCTCGCCGCCATCATGCTCATGCCGGACACGGCGTAGATGAGCAGTGCGTAGTACTCCCCGCGGTCGATGGAACGGGCTTCGGCGTAGGAGATGGAGATCAGTACGGTCAAAACGGCGCCGGCGATGAACACCAGGGTGGCCACCAGGCTGAAGTCGTCCATCACCATCATGGGCGATACGTCCGAGAAGGCGACGGGTCCCCGGCCCAGCTGGTTCACGGCAATGACGCCGGATACCGCCAGGAGCAGCAGGGAAAGATAGGGGATCCCCTTGCGAAACCGTTCGAACAGGCCGACGATCAGGACCACGGTCGCGGCGGACACGAGCATGATCTGCGGCATCACGGCGAAGAGGTTTATGGCGGGCAGGGCCGTATTCATCGCGTATCCTGGCTGGTTTCAGGGGTGGCATCAGGGCCGGCCGGCTCCGCAGGGCCGGACAGTCCACCCGGACCGGACAGTCCAACCGGACCAGCCGGCAGCGATTCGATGGACGAAGGGACCATCCCGGCCGGTGGCGTCTCGGCGAGACGGTGGGTCTGGACCAGCAACTTCTGCACCGAAGCCTCCATGGTCCTCAAGAAAGGATTAGGATACACGCCGATCCAGATGATGAAGAGGGTCATGCAGGCAAGCACGGCCGTCTCCCGGAACGACAGGTCCCTGATTCCCCTGTTCTCCTCCTTCGTCAGTGGACCGAAGACTACCTTGCGGTACATCCTGAGCATGTAGACGGCCGCCAGGATTATCCCGGTGGCCGCGACGGCCGCGATCAGGATGTTCTGCTGAAACACGCCGACCAGTATGAGAAACTCTCCGACGAAACTGCTCAGGCCCGGCAGGCCCACGGAGGCCAGGGTAAACACGAGCAGGAAAGCGGAGAACACCGGAATCGTGTGCCACAACCCGCCGTACGCTTCCATGTCCCAGGTGTTCCGGCGCTGCACGAGCATCATGGCGGCCAGGAACAGTCCGCCCGTGGACAGCGCCAGGCTGACGATGTGGACGACCGCGCCCTGTATGCCGTGCTGGTTCAAGGCGAATACGCCCAGCACGACGAATCCCGCGTGACTGATCGTCGAATAGGCGATCATCCGCCGGATATCCGATTGCGCCAGGGCGATCAGTGCGCCGTAGACGATACCGGCCGCCGCTACGGCGCACATCAGGGGCGCCAGCTCGGTGAGGGCATCGGGGAACAGCGGAAGGGTCAGGCGTATGAACCCGTAGGCCGCCATCTTGACGAGCACCACGGCGAGGACGATGGCATCGGGCAGCCACGTGTGAAAGGGCACCATGGGCACCTTCACCGCGAAGGCGGCGATGAAAGCGAGGGCGAGCCAGAACTGTACCTCCGGCGGTATGGACAGCTGGTAAAGCGCCGCCATCTCGAAGGTGAGGACGTCGTGGGCCTGGTGGTGGAGAAAGGCCAGCGTGATGACCGCGGCCAGCATGAGCAGGCTGCCGAACACGGCAAACAGGAAGAATTTCAGGGCCGCCCGGGCGCTGTTTTCATAACCCCAGATGCCGATCAGGAAGTACATGGGGATCAACATGCCTTCCCAGAAAAGGAAGAACAGGAACAGGTCGAGGGAGAAGAACACGCCCATCAGGGTGGTTTCCATCAGCAGCATGAATACCTGGTAGGCCCGGACCCGCTCGCTCACGATCGTCCAGGTGCCGAGCAGGGCCAGGGGCCACATGAGCGCGGTGATCCCGGCGAGGAGGATGCTGATCCCGTCCGCCCCGACGTGATAGGACACCCCCAGGGACTCGATCCAGGGCATTTGCTCCACGAACTGCGGTTCGCCCAGGTGCGCCTTGAAGGCGCCGAAGCAGACCGCGAAGAGGACGAGTACCAGGGCCGAAACGCCGAATCCCACCCAACGGGCGGCCGTGTCCCCTTTGACGAAGAGGAGCAGGACGGCGCCCAAGACAGGCAGCCAGATGATGAGGGACAGGTAAGGCAGTTCCGTCATGTACAGTACCTTCGGATCCTTTGGGTTACGGTCCCAGGTTACGGTCCCAGGTAACCGGTGATATAGGCGAACACGACGAGCGCGCCGATGACCATGATCAGCGCGTAGTTCTGAACGACCCCCGTCTGCGTATACCGGATCGCGTTCCCCATGCTGCGCACCGTCAGCGCGGCCAGGGTCAGTCCCCCGTCGATGATCGCGGAATCCAGGATGCGCCAGCATCCCCGGGCGATCTTCCTCACCGGTCCCACGATGAAGGCGTCGTAGATTTCATCCACGTAGAACTTCTCCAGCGATAGCGTATACAGCGCTCTCGGCACCAGGCGGTCGAAAACCCTGTTGCCGCGTATGTATACGGTGTAGGCACCCCAGATACCTGCCGCGGCCACCAGTAGGGCCAGGACCATCAGGGCCAGCTCGACGCTTGCGGAGGGAACCTGCGCCTCCGGCAGACCGGAGAACACCGGCGCAAGGAATCCGCCGAACCGGTCCATACCCGCCGCGAACACGTGGGGGATGCCGATGAATCCGCCCACGGTGGAAAGAACGGCCAGCAGGACCAGCGGTATGGTCATGACGCGGGACGACTCGCGGACCTTTTCGGTCTCGTCCCGGCTCAGCTTGGTCTCACCGCCGAAGGTCATGAAAAGCAGCCGGAACATGTAAAAGGCGGTCATAGCCCCGGTGGCCAGGCCGACCACCCACAGCACGGGGGCGTTGACGAAGGCACCCAGCAGGATCAGGTCCTTGCTGAAGAAACCCGCGAACGGCGCGACCCCCGCGATGGCCAGGGTCGCCAGCAGCATGGATTTGTAGGTCACCGGCATGAGATCGCGGAGCCCGCCCATGTTGCGGAGGTCCTGGGGGTCCCTGCCCTTTTCCAGGGCGTGTTCCAGCGCGTGTATGACGCTCCCCGCGCCCATGAAAAGCAGGGCCTTGAAGAACGCGTGGGTGACCAGGTGGAAGATCCCCGCGGTGAAGTAGCCGACGCCGCAGGCCAGGAACATGTACCCCAGCTGGCTCACGGTGGAGTAGGCCAGGACGCGCTTGATGTCGTACTGGGTCAGGGCGATGTACGCGGCGAAGATGGCCGTGACCGCGCCGACGACGGCCACGACGGTCATGGCCGTGGCGGACTGCGCGAAGAGCGCGTGGCACCGGGCGACCATGTACACGCCCGCGGTCACCATGGTGGCCGCGTGGATCAGCGCGCTGACGGGCGTGGGGCCTTCCATGGCGTCCGGCAGCCAGACGTGGAGGGGCACCTGGGCGGACTTGCCCATGGCCCCGATGAAGAGCAGCAGGGTGACGGCCGTGATGACCGGGGCGAGCACGGCCGGGTCCGCCGCGAACACGTCGGCATAGGTGAGCGAGCCGGCGTACAGGAAGATCAGGAGCAGGCCCAGGATGAAGGCGAAATCGCCGACGCGGTTCACCACGAAGGCCTTCATGCCCGCGCTCGCGGCGGACTGCCTTTCGCACCAGAACCCGATCAGCAGGTAGGAACAGAGCCCGACCCCTTCCCAGCCGACGAACATCAGCAGGAAGTTGTTGCCCATCACGAGGATGAGCATGGCGAACATGAACAGGTTCAGATAGGAGAAATACCGGACGCAGCAGACGTCCTTGCCCATGTAGCCTATGGAATAGACGTGGATCAGCAGGCCGACCCCCGTTACCACCAGCATCATGACCGTCGAAAGCGGATCGATCAGGAAGGCCACGTCCACCGCGAAGGTGCCCGAAGTGATCCACGAGTAGACGACCACGTCGACGCTGCGTTCCCCTGCCGGCAGTCCGATGAGCTGGAAGAAGACCCCCAGCACGAGCAGGAAGGACAAGGCCACCGTGGCGCAGGCGATCATCCCGGATACGCGGGGGTTCCGGTTGATGAATACATTGATGAAGGCCCCAAGGAGGGGCAGAAAGGGGATCAGCCAGACGTAACTGAAGGATTCGGTCATGGGGTTAACGCAGGGTCCAGGGCTGGCCGGCCGGGCCGGCTACCAGCGCAGGGACCGGACCTCGTCGATGTTGACCGTTCCGCGGTTGCGGAACAGCAGGATCACCAGGGCCAGGCCGATCGCCACCTCGGCGGCCGCCACGGTAATCACCAGGAACACGTAGATGTGGCCGTCGGCCATGCCGAACTGCCGGGCGAAGGCCACGAAAGAGAGATTGGCCCCGTTGAGCATCAACTCGATGCCCATCAGCACGATGATGGCGTTCCGCCGTACCAGCACGCCGGTGGCGCCGACCAGGAAGAGCACGGCACTCAGGACCAGGTAATAGGTGACAGGGATCATGGGTTCGTCGACTCCGGCAAGGTCAGCCCCTCACTCGCCCACGGAAACGGTGCCCTTGCGCGTCAGCACCACGGCGCCCACGATGGCGATCAGCAGGAGCACGGCCGCGATCTCCACGGGCAGCAGGTATTTCGTGAACAACAGCGTTCCGATCTGTTCCACTTCGCCGAAACCGGCTCCGCCGCCATCGGCCGGAGGGGTCGTTCCGCCGCCTGCATAGGACATGATCATGGCCGCCACCGGCAGGAACAGCAGCGCGGCCAGGAGAACGGCCAGCGGTTTCTGAATCCGGAACACCCCGCCCTCCTCGCGGCTCAGGTTCAGCAGCATGATGACAAAGAGGAAGAGGACCATGATGGCGCCGGCATACACGACGATCTGTATGATCGCGACGAACTGGGCGTCCAGCATCAAGTACAGGCCGGCGATGGATATCATGACCATGATGAGCAGTAGCACGCAGTAGATCGGGTTGCGCTGCAGTATCATGGCCACGCTGCTCGCGACGGCTACGATGGCGAAAAAGAGGAAGAAGTAGATTTCCATGGAATCTCGTCGGGTCCGTCCGTCCGGTTCTCCCGGCCGCTCAATGACTACCCGGGCTACCCGGGTCGGGAAGCTGATCTCCCCGGGGGCGCGTGAAGGCCTCCCGGCTCTTTCGAAGGACCTGGCCCAGCGTGCCCTCCTGGTCTTTGGTTTCATCGTAGTTCTTCAGCAGACGCTCCCGGTCCCAGATCATCTCTTCCCGCGACGTGGCCACGAGTTCGATGTCGTCCGTCATGTCGATGGCGTCTTCGGGACAGGCCTCCACGCACATGCCGCAAAAAATACACCGGAGCATGTCGATCTGGAACGTGCGGGGGATCTTCTCCCGGTCGTTCCATTCCGTTTCCACGCCCTCGATAGTGATGCAGTCGGCGGGACAGGCCACGGCGCACATCTCGCAGGCCACGCACTTGATCCGGTCCTGCTCGTCCTTGTTGAGCCGGTGGGCGCCGCGGTATCCGGGCGGCAGGATCTTCTGCACCTCCGGGTACTGCATGGTGACCTTCTTTTTGAAGAGGTGCGCGAGGGTCAGGAGCATGCCCTTGATCACCGCGGGAAGGTACAGCCGCTCCGCCAGGGTCATCTTGCGCGCTTCAACGATGATTGCCATGGATCACACTCCCGTTTCAGACCAGCATCCAGATTCCGGTGACAACGACGTTCAACAGGGCCAGCGGCAGCAGCACCTTCCATCCGATCGCCATCAGCTGGTCGTACCGGAAACGGGGCAGCGACCACCTCACCCAGATATAGAGGAAGAGGAAGAATCCCGTCTTGAGCAGGAACCCGGCCACCTGATACAGGGTTACCAGTCCCGGGCCGACCTGGTCCTCGAAGGGCATGTGCCACCCGCCGAAGAAGAGGGTCGCCATCAGGGCGGAGGCCGCGATCATGCTGGCGTA
The window above is part of the Gemmatimonadota bacterium genome. Proteins encoded here:
- a CDS encoding glycosyltransferase family 2 protein, translated to MDTISVIVITYNEEPHIDTCLRSVYWVDEIVVVDCGSTDRTVEICNGHDKVRLYQEDRHGSGQQKQQALDRAVSEWVLNLDADERLSEPLESEIRSLLASPASCDGYHMPRENYFLSRHIRHAAGWGDDRPLRLFRRCKTKVTRTQVHETFVVDGSTGCLDAPLVHDAYTSLYQYIEKLNEYTSIEVRNRLKARPDRKITWVHIALAPLGAFWKLYVMKRGYLDGMQGLLLCLLSSVSVMSGYAKTWEYRMYRKRGGRMFPPIRTEEVRTRQPGYNRLIRGGDDEFNWKDD
- a CDS encoding radical SAM protein produces the protein MGFKDSLYKTASRYEPVQRVLRNAIVARKLRFPEVISIEGSSYCNADCIMCPRELLSRKKGNMPMDLYRKIIDECAENARYIRLIQPFMFGESFINKKLVDMIAYTKQKLPRVPVSVSTNGSLITPQKAQELIDCGLDKINIDIDGATAETFEAVRVGLDYEQVVENARYLMELKRSVRSKTPEITVTIINMAETQHEIDAFRDLWKPIADHVVVQSYTTWTGSVEDKNVGDQAEASATGGFTFPCKHPWEEFVIANDGRVSICCLDFDFRVEVGDVSKQSIREVWNGAPIQEIRQKMIENRYDELEICSQCNNYIFQTECAWHQVWK
- a CDS encoding NADH-quinone oxidoreductase subunit I, which encodes MAIIVEARKMTLAERLYLPAVIKGMLLTLAHLFKKKVTMQYPEVQKILPPGYRGAHRLNKDEQDRIKCVACEMCAVACPADCITIEGVETEWNDREKIPRTFQIDMLRCIFCGMCVEACPEDAIDMTDDIELVATSREEMIWDRERLLKNYDETKDQEGTLGQVLRKSREAFTRPRGDQLPDPGSPGSH
- a CDS encoding NADH-quinone oxidoreductase subunit M — protein: MTELPYLSLIIWLPVLGAVLLLFVKGDTAARWVGFGVSALVLVLFAVCFGAFKAHLGEPQFVEQMPWIESLGVSYHVGADGISILLAGITALMWPLALLGTWTIVSERVRAYQVFMLLMETTLMGVFFSLDLFLFFLFWEGMLIPMYFLIGIWGYENSARAALKFFLFAVFGSLLMLAAVITLAFLHHQAHDVLTFEMAALYQLSIPPEVQFWLALAFIAAFAVKVPMVPFHTWLPDAIVLAVVLVKMAAYGFIRLTLPLFPDALTELAPLMCAVAAAGIVYGALIALAQSDIRRMIAYSTISHAGFVVLGVFALNQHGIQGAVVHIVSLALSTGGLFLAAMMLVQRRNTWDMEAYGGLWHTIPVFSAFLLVFTLASVGLPGLSSFVGEFLILVGVFQQNILIAAVAATGIILAAVYMLRMYRKVVFGPLTKEENRGIRDLSFRETAVLACMTLFIIWIGVYPNPFLRTMEASVQKLLVQTHRLAETPPAGMVPSSIESLPAGPVGLSGPGGLSGPAEPAGPDATPETSQDTR
- a CDS encoding polyprenyl synthetase family protein — its product is MQVFQRAPTPANRRAFIDFRTISAPVQVHLDQFEQKISEISQSDVEVINQIWAHLVRTKGKRLRPALVFLSASAYGTPCRETMLAAFIIELCHTATLIHDDVVDRATTRRGLPTLNSKWDNHVSVLMGDNVIARVLTLIAKLDCSRITAKIAACVERLTEGELHQAIRRFNIRTTEAEYYRIISNKTSSLIACGCDSGAYLSSRSAETACRFGDFGEKLGMAFQITDDILNYTGDEDIIGKPRGNDFREGTVTLPLIHALRNATTDGNRRVEQLMKEEWSDRVCDEIVEFVHVHDGIRYAKGKALAYAEEAKRILGDEPENRAKDALLNMVDYAIERDR
- a CDS encoding NADH-quinone oxidoreductase subunit J codes for the protein MEIYFFLFFAIVAVASSVAMILQRNPIYCVLLLIMVMISIAGLYLMLDAQFVAIIQIVVYAGAIMVLFLFVIMLLNLSREEGGVFRIQKPLAVLLAALLFLPVAAMIMSYAGGGTTPPADGGGAGFGEVEQIGTLLFTKYLLPVEIAAVLLLIAIVGAVVLTRKGTVSVGE
- the nuoL gene encoding NADH-quinone oxidoreductase subunit L; the encoded protein is MTESFSYVWLIPFLPLLGAFINVFINRNPRVSGMIACATVALSFLLVLGVFFQLIGLPAGERSVDVVVYSWITSGTFAVDVAFLIDPLSTVMMLVVTGVGLLIHVYSIGYMGKDVCCVRYFSYLNLFMFAMLILVMGNNFLLMFVGWEGVGLCSYLLIGFWCERQSAASAGMKAFVVNRVGDFAFILGLLLIFLYAGSLTYADVFAADPAVLAPVITAVTLLLFIGAMGKSAQVPLHVWLPDAMEGPTPVSALIHAATMVTAGVYMVARCHALFAQSATAMTVVAVVGAVTAIFAAYIALTQYDIKRVLAYSTVSQLGYMFLACGVGYFTAGIFHLVTHAFFKALLFMGAGSVIHALEHALEKGRDPQDLRNMGGLRDLMPVTYKSMLLATLAIAGVAPFAGFFSKDLILLGAFVNAPVLWVVGLATGAMTAFYMFRLLFMTFGGETKLSRDETEKVRESSRVMTIPLVLLAVLSTVGGFIGIPHVFAAGMDRFGGFLAPVFSGLPEAQVPSASVELALMVLALLVAAAGIWGAYTVYIRGNRVFDRLVPRALYTLSLEKFYVDEIYDAFIVGPVRKIARGCWRILDSAIIDGGLTLAALTVRSMGNAIRYTQTGVVQNYALIMVIGALVVFAYITGYLGP
- the nuoK gene encoding NADH-quinone oxidoreductase subunit NuoK, giving the protein MIPVTYYLVLSAVLFLVGATGVLVRRNAIIVLMGIELMLNGANLSFVAFARQFGMADGHIYVFLVITVAAAEVAIGLALVILLFRNRGTVNIDEVRSLRW
- a CDS encoding NADH-quinone oxidoreductase subunit N, with translation MNTALPAINLFAVMPQIMLVSAATVVLIVGLFERFRKGIPYLSLLLLAVSGVIAVNQLGRGPVAFSDVSPMMVMDDFSLVATLVFIAGAVLTVLISISYAEARSIDRGEYYALLIYAVSGMSMMAASTDLFTFFLGLEVLSISLYVLIGFEQRDAGSNEGALKYFLLGAFASGFILYGMALLYGASGSTEYEAIARTLGEERSDAVNLLLLGGLGLLLVGIGFKISMVPFHAWTPDVYQGAPTPVAAFLSTGSKAAAFVVLIRLLGSVFPGLQMEWIPLISVLAVLTIGVGNVVALVQTNLKRLLAYSSIAHAGYMLLPLMADSQDGSASIVFYLIVYTAMNLGAFGVLAVLSARGIPCATMDDLAGLGSRRPLVAAVMAVVMFSLAGIPPTAGFMAKFYLFSALVYGGYVELAVIGLLFSGVSLYYYLRVVVWMYMRPAAEAPAEAAGRLSYSGMTALCLSALAILAVGVFPSELLQLAERAVMTLP